The Actinomycetes bacterium genome includes the window TCGACGAAGGCGCCGTCGAGCCAGCCCAGGAAGTTGAGCAGGTCGGCCGAGCTGAAGCGCCCGCGCATCAGGTGCCCGTTCTCGAATCCCCAGCGCGCCTGCGTGTCGGGCACGCCGAGATCCTCGTAGCGGAGCGGGTGGCCGGCCCGGGCGAGGCTCCTCACGACCTTCTCAGGCGTGTCGACCAGCTCCGCGAGCCGGGCTCGCCGCCCGGGCCAGTCGCGCAGGAACGCCTCGAAGCGCGGACGCGCGTTCTGCCAGTCCTGAAGCTTGGGCTTGTAGCTGGTCCAGCACTCGTCGGCCATGGCGCCGGACGGGTCGATCGCGTCGAAGGTCGCCCGCACCCGCGGCTCCATCTGCCCAACCGTCGGGTAGCAGGCGTCGAGGTCGACCTTGTCGGGCCGGAGGTCCTGAAGCAGCCGCTGCCAGGCGATCGCGCAGACGATGGTGCTGACGCCGCACTGGCAGCCGTGGCTTCCCACCGGCCGCCCGTGGTGCTCGGCGCTCATGTCCAGCATGTGGCTGACCACGTGCTCGTACCCTGACAGGGGCGAACTCTGCCCGGCCAGCGTCATCGCCAGGCCGCCAAGTGCCGACAGCTTGGCCAGCGTCTGCATGCCTTCCAGGCTGCGGGCGCCGAAGGCGGCCGCCTGCTCGGGTGAGAACAGCAGGTCGCGGACGTCGGCCAGGATGTCGAACGAGGCCGGGGTGTAGGTGGTGATCCCGAGCTCGGCACCGAGGTACCAGTCGCCGAACGAGACCGCGGTCACCGCGAGGTCCCCGATCCCCCCCAGGGTGTACTCGAACGGGGCGTCGCGCAGGATGCGCGCGTCCAGCACCAGCGCGTCGGGCAGCCGCGACGGCCAGGTCCGCTTGACCCCGTCCTTGGTGATCGTGGCCATCCCCGAGCTGAACGCGACGACCGAGTTGGCCGTCTGCACCTCCACGAAGGGGATGCGCTCGCCCGTCTCCTGCTCATGCGTGTGACAGGCGTGCTTGGTCACGTCGCAGAGCTTGCCGGAGCCGAGGGCCAGCGCGGTCCGGTCCGGGCGGAGACGCACGCGTACCTGGTCGACCTCGGCGAAGTCCGAGTGCATGGAGCCGTTCCGGTCGCCGAGCTCGAGCACCTCCACCGCGAAGCCGGCCCTCCTGAGCTGGTCGTGGACCATCGGCTTGAGGTCGGCGCCGTCGCGGGCGAACCGTCGCCGGTCCTGGATGAGCAGGATCTCCCGCGACCCGCCGGGGGCCAGGTCGCGGAGGAGCCCGGGCAGGGCGTCGAGCGCGTCGGGGCCGGCTTCGACGCGGCCGAGGTCCACTCCGGGCAGCTCGGCAGCGTCCGGCCGGGCGGCGATGGCCTGCCGCAGCCGCTCCATGTCCGCCGGATCCAAGCGGAAGCGGGGCGAGGCGGTCGGCTGGTCGGTCTGCATGTGCCACCCCTTGTCTCAGGCTACGAGACCCCGAGGAGCCGCTGGACCGGATCGATCGCGAAGTAGACGACGAACAGGGCCGCGATCACCCAGAGGAGCAGGCCGGGCTCGCGCCACCGGCCCCTGGCCGCCTTGATCACGACGTAGGCGATGAAGCCGGCGCCGATGCCGTTGGTGATCGAGAAGCTGAACGGCATCAGCACGATGGTGAGGAACGCGGGGATGGCCAGGTCCAGCTCGGTCCAGGGGATCTCCCGCACCTGCATCATCAGCAGGAACCCCACGAGCACCAGCGCAGGCGAGGCGGCCTCGTAGGGGACCACCTCGACGAGCGGGGTGAGGAACAGCGCCACCAGGAACAGCAGCCCGGTCACCACGCTGGCCAGGCCGGTCCGGGCGCCCTCCCCCACCCCGGCGGCCGACTCGATGTAGGTGGTGTTCGACGAGCAGGAGGCGGCCCCGCCGGCGGCGGCCGCGGCGCTGTCGACCAGCAGGACGTTCCGGATCCCAGGGAGCCGGCCCTCCCGGTCGAGCAGGCCGGCCTGGGCGCCCACGCCGATGACCGTGCCCATGGTGTCGAAGAAGTCGCTGAGCATCAGGGTGAACACGAACAGCGCGGCCACGACGATGCCGGCCTGCGCGAACCCGCCGCCGAGGCTGAACGCACCGAGCAGCCCGAAGTCGGGGGAGCCCACCACCCCGGACGGCAGCTGCGGCACCGTGAGGGCCCAGCCGCCCGGGGTGACCTTGCCGGCCGCGTCGATGCGGGGCGGCACGTCGGCGATCGCGTTGACGATGATCGCGAAGATCGTGGTGGTCACGATGCCGAGCAGGATCGCGCCACGCACCCGGCGCGCGACGAGCACCATCACCAGCAGCAGCCCGAAGCAGAACACCACGGTCGGCCAGCCGATCAGCCGGTTGCCCACGCCGAGCCCGACCGGCACGGGCGTGTTGGCGGCGTCGGGGAGCCGGCGCACGAAGCCGGCGTCCACGAACCCGATGAACGCGATGAACAGGCCGATGCCCACACCGATCGACTGCTTGAGAGCCAACGGGATCACGTCCATCACCGCCTGCCGCAGGCCGGTCAGCACGAGCAGCAGGATCAGCAGCCCCTCGAGCACCACGATGCCCATGGCCGCGGGCCACGACATCTGGCTCGCGAGCTGGAAGGCGACCACGGCGTTGAGCCCGAGCCCGGCCGCGATGGCGTACGGGTACCGCGCGACCAGGCCCATGAGCAGCGTCATCACCGCGGCGACGAGGGCCGTGGAGGTGGTGAGCTGGCCCAGGTCGAGGCGGCGGCCGCTGACGTCGGCCGCGCCGCCCAGGATCAGCGGGTTGAGCACGACGATGTAGGCCATGGTGAAGAACGTGGCGAAGCCGCCGCGGACCTCGCGGTCGACCGTGGAGCCGCGCTCGGAGATGCGGAAGTAGGCGTCGAGCCGGGAGCGGGGGCGCCCGGCCTCGGGCTCGGCCGGGGCGTGGTACTCGGTAGCCATGCGGTCCTCCACTTGGGGTTGATCGGCCTCAGTACGACCGGGGCAGGCCGAGGGAGTGCTCGGCCACGTAGTTGAGGATCATCTCGCGGCTGACCGGGGCGGTGCGCAGCACCCTGGCCATGCCCCACAGGTCGGCCAGGCCGTACTCGCTCGCGAAGCCGTTGCCGCCGTGGGTCTGGATGGCGGCGTCGATCGCCTGCAGCCCGGCCTCGGCAGCGGCGTACTTGGCCATGTTGGCGGCCTCCCCGGCGCCGGGCAGCCCCGAGTCGTGGGCCCAGGCGGCCTTCTGCGTCATCAGGCGCGCGAGCTCGACGTTGATGTAGGCGACCGCCAGCGGGTGCGAGAGGCCCTGGTGGGCGCCGATCGGCGCGCCCCAGACCTGCCGCTGGTTGGCGTAGGCGGCGGCCTTGCCAAGGGCGTAGCGGGCGATGCCGTTGATGCCGGCCGCGCCGATGATGCGCTCGGGGTTCAGGCCCAGGAACACCTGGCGCAGCCCGTCGCCCTCGGTGCCGAGGAGCCGGTCGGCGTCCACCTCCACGTCGTCGAAGAACAGGGTGAACTGCTTCTCCGGGGCGGCGATCTCGAGCGGGATGAGGGTGCGCTCGAGCCCGGCCGCGTCGGCGTCCACCAGGAACAGCGACAGCCGGCCCCGGCCGGTCGCCTCGTCCGTGCCGGTCCTGGTCACCACCAGGACCGCGTCCGCCTCGTCGACCCCGGAGATGTAGTACTTGGTGCCACGGAGCCGCCAGCGGTCGCCGTGGCGGGCCGCGACGGTCGCCAGCCGGTGGGAGTTGGACCCGGCGTCCGGCTCGGTGATCGCGAACGACAGCTTCAGCTCGCCGCTGGCCAGGCCCGGCAGCCAGCGGTCGCGCTGGGCGTCCGTGCCGTACCTGGCGATGATCGTGGCGCAGATGGCCGGCGAGACCATCAGCAGCATGAGCGGGCAGCCGTGGGCGCCGAGCTCCTCGGCCACCACGGCCAGCTCGGCGATGCCCATGCCGCCGCCGCCGTACGCCTCGGGCACGTTCACGCCCAGGTAGCCGCCCCGGCCGACCGCCTGCCACAGCTCGGTGGTGTGCTCGCCGGCCTTGACCTTGGCCGCGAAGTAGTCGTGGCCGAAGTCGGCGGCGATCTTGCCGACCGCCTCGCGCAGCATCGCCCGCTCGGTCGTCTCCTGGAAGTCCATGTCAGCCTCCTGTGCTGCTCGCCCCGTCCCGCGGGAACTGGCCGGGACGCCGGCCGGCTCCGGGCGGCCCGTTGAAGACCTGCGCGATCGCCATCCACCCGACGGCCGACTCCCCCTCCACCT containing:
- a CDS encoding iron-containing alcohol dehydrogenase — its product is MQTDQPTASPRFRLDPADMERLRQAIAARPDAAELPGVDLGRVEAGPDALDALPGLLRDLAPGGSREILLIQDRRRFARDGADLKPMVHDQLRRAGFAVEVLELGDRNGSMHSDFAEVDQVRVRLRPDRTALALGSGKLCDVTKHACHTHEQETGERIPFVEVQTANSVVAFSSGMATITKDGVKRTWPSRLPDALVLDARILRDAPFEYTLGGIGDLAVTAVSFGDWYLGAELGITTYTPASFDILADVRDLLFSPEQAAAFGARSLEGMQTLAKLSALGGLAMTLAGQSSPLSGYEHVVSHMLDMSAEHHGRPVGSHGCQCGVSTIVCAIAWQRLLQDLRPDKVDLDACYPTVGQMEPRVRATFDAIDPSGAMADECWTSYKPKLQDWQNARPRFEAFLRDWPGRRARLAELVDTPEKVVRSLARAGHPLRYEDLGVPDTQARWGFENGHLMRGRFSSADLLNFLGWLDGAFVDEVFTQFHRLVDEQARVSGGPSDAPAGGPAGASAGGPSGAPAGGPAGAPAGGDEEGDADQGPPSG
- a CDS encoding NCS2 family permease, translating into MATEYHAPAEPEAGRPRSRLDAYFRISERGSTVDREVRGGFATFFTMAYIVVLNPLILGGAADVSGRRLDLGQLTTSTALVAAVMTLLMGLVARYPYAIAAGLGLNAVVAFQLASQMSWPAAMGIVVLEGLLILLLVLTGLRQAVMDVIPLALKQSIGVGIGLFIAFIGFVDAGFVRRLPDAANTPVPVGLGVGNRLIGWPTVVFCFGLLLVMVLVARRVRGAILLGIVTTTIFAIIVNAIADVPPRIDAAGKVTPGGWALTVPQLPSGVVGSPDFGLLGAFSLGGGFAQAGIVVAALFVFTLMLSDFFDTMGTVIGVGAQAGLLDREGRLPGIRNVLLVDSAAAAAGGAASCSSNTTYIESAAGVGEGARTGLASVVTGLLFLVALFLTPLVEVVPYEAASPALVLVGFLLMMQVREIPWTELDLAIPAFLTIVLMPFSFSITNGIGAGFIAYVVIKAARGRWREPGLLLWVIAALFVVYFAIDPVQRLLGVS
- a CDS encoding acyl-CoA dehydrogenase family protein; its protein translation is MDFQETTERAMLREAVGKIAADFGHDYFAAKVKAGEHTTELWQAVGRGGYLGVNVPEAYGGGGMGIAELAVVAEELGAHGCPLMLLMVSPAICATIIARYGTDAQRDRWLPGLASGELKLSFAITEPDAGSNSHRLATVAARHGDRWRLRGTKYYISGVDEADAVLVVTRTGTDEATGRGRLSLFLVDADAAGLERTLIPLEIAAPEKQFTLFFDDVEVDADRLLGTEGDGLRQVFLGLNPERIIGAAGINGIARYALGKAAAYANQRQVWGAPIGAHQGLSHPLAVAYINVELARLMTQKAAWAHDSGLPGAGEAANMAKYAAAEAGLQAIDAAIQTHGGNGFASEYGLADLWGMARVLRTAPVSREMILNYVAEHSLGLPRSY